GGATATTTTTAAGGTCGATATTTTAGAGGGAAATACGTATAGTGAACCTGAGAATTTAGGATCCACAGTAAATTCTTATGGAAAAGAAATGTTTCCGTTTATAGCTAGTGATAATACATTGTATTTTTCGTCCAACAGGCCTAATGGCTTTGGTGGTTACGATTTATATAAATGTAAAATGAATGGAGATAGTACTTTTGAAAAAGCAGAGAAACTAGAAAAACCATTAAATAGTGTTAAGGACGATTTGTCTCTAATAATGAATACAAATAATACTTCTGGTTTTTTATCGTCCAAACGTCTTGGCGGAAAAGGTGACGATGATATCTATGTTTTTAAAATGAAATAAGTAGGGAATTGCCTATCTTGAAAAAAATAAGTCAACTAATATATTTTATGAATATTTTTTTTAAAAATATTTACTTGTTTTCTATAGTGTTTTTGGTTGCCGTGGTATTGGATAATTTGGTAAAGCAGAACTTAGATACATCCTTTCATCGTCATTTATCTAAGAGTTTAGTAACTGGGTTATTGTTGGTATACTATTTAGTAAACAAGAATGATAAAGTACCAAAATTAAAATCTAATGCCGTAATTATAGGGTTAGTTCTTTTTACTATTGGTGGGTGGTTTGGTACACTTATGAATAATAATCAAATATTTTTTTTTCTCTCTTTTGTTTTTTTTGTTGCTGGCAAGTTTTTCTATGCCTTGAGGTTAGCGAAAAATCATGATTTTAGCTTTAAGAGAATACTCTTTTTCTTGTTGTTTTTTAGTTTGTATATGTTCGTGCTTGTTAATGAGGTTTACGAAAAGTTAGGTGATCAACTTATAATAATCGTTATTTATTTTTTTATTTCTATAGTTTTATTAGCATTCGCTTTTGTTCGAAAGGAATTTGTTTGCTACAAGAGTTATATTTTGGTGTTTTTAGGCTTGTTATTTTTTGTGATATCGGAAAGTATGTTGGTTGTAAAACTCTACGGAAATAGTTTTGCCTTTGATGGTCCAACGCTTCTTGTTTTATATGAGTTGGGGCAATATCTTTTTATTATTGGTGTTTTAGAAGAAGTTTTAATTAAACCAGTTGAAATAGACTAAATATTTTCTTTTAATTTCTTCACCTGTTTTAATTCTAATAAGTTGATAGGGTTTATGCCTAAATGCTGAACGTTTTTCCTTGTAAATCGAACCACTTCATCATAAAACAAAGGAATAATTGGAGCTTCTTGCATAACTAATGAATCCATTTTAGAGTAAAGTTGTTCTCTGCTCTCTGGGTTAGTTTCAGTAAAAGCTTGTTCGTACCAAGAGTCAAATTTTGGATTTTGAAAGTGCGTGTAATTTGGTCCGTTTGGTGAAAAGTTTTTACTATAAAATAAAGATAAATAATTTTCACCATCAGGATAATCGGCAACCCAACTCGCTCTAAATAAATCTAATTTATTGTTGGCTTTAGCATCTTTTAAAGTAGCCGCAGGTATAACATCGATGTTTACTATAAGGCCTGTTTTTTGTAGTTCACGTTGTATATATTCACAAAAACTTAAATAGTTCCCAATAGTGGTAATTGTAATTTCTGGCTTTTGTTTACCTGTCTCGTTTTTATATTGTTCAACTAATTGTTTAGCTTTTTCCGGCTTATAGTTAAAACCCGTAGTAGCATTGTAACCTGGTAAACCTTTAGGTATAAAGCCGCCATTTGCAGGAATTCCAACACCGTTACGCAGGTAAATCATCATTTTTTTTCGATCGAAGCCGTAATTAATAGCTTGTCTCAATAATTTTGATTGCGTTTCCGAGGTTTCAGAATCTAAGTTAAATCCTAAATATTCGGTATTTAAATATGGGCCACGAATTAAACGCGATGTTTTTTGGTAAGAATCTCTTAATCTACCATCGGCTGTTAAAACTTCATCTTTGTATGAGGCATCTAAACCAGAAACAAAATCAATGTTTCCTTGTGCAAATTGCATAAATTCGCTTTGCTTATCAGGTAAAAAGGTGATTGCAACAGCTTCTAGGTAAGGTAAATTATTTCCGTTAAGGTCTTTTTCAAAATAATTATCATTTTTTCTAAAAACCAACTTTACATTTTCCTCCCAGCGTTTAAATTTAAAAGGACCTGTTCCAATAGGGTGTGCTCTAAAATCAGAATTATAGAAATCTACAATTTCCTTAGGTACAACTGAGCAGTATTTCATGGTTAATAACCCTAGAAATGCAGGAAAAGGTTGTTTTAATTTTATTTGAAATGTAGTATCGTCAACCACGTTAAATTGGTCTACTTTATTCAAAATCCAACTTCCGGGAGACGCAATTTGTTTGTCTAATAATCGGTTTAAGCTATAAGCAACATCTGTAGCAACAACGGTTCTTGTGGAGTCTTTGCCAAATAGTTCGTGTTTGTGAAAATAAACATCGTTTC
The window above is part of the Algibacter sp. L3A6 genome. Proteins encoded here:
- a CDS encoding lysoplasmalogenase family protein; translated protein: MNIFFKNIYLFSIVFLVAVVLDNLVKQNLDTSFHRHLSKSLVTGLLLVYYLVNKNDKVPKLKSNAVIIGLVLFTIGGWFGTLMNNNQIFFFLSFVFFVAGKFFYALRLAKNHDFSFKRILFFLLFFSLYMFVLVNEVYEKLGDQLIIIVIYFFISIVLLAFAFVRKEFVCYKSYILVFLGLLFFVISESMLVVKLYGNSFAFDGPTLLVLYELGQYLFIIGVLEEVLIKPVEID
- a CDS encoding ABC transporter substrate-binding protein codes for the protein MIKHVTSQIINYLSISCVVLFFFSCESDTNTAKDHLVFRYNEHKNIGSLDPAFSKDIADIWATNQLFNGLVQMDNNLKVIPCIAKSWTISEDAKTYNFSLRNDVYFHKHELFGKDSTRTVVATDVAYSLNRLLDKQIASPGSWILNKVDQFNVVDDTTFQIKLKQPFPAFLGLLTMKYCSVVPKEIVDFYNSDFRAHPIGTGPFKFKRWEENVKLVFRKNDNYFEKDLNGNNLPYLEAVAITFLPDKQSEFMQFAQGNIDFVSGLDASYKDEVLTADGRLRDSYQKTSRLIRGPYLNTEYLGFNLDSETSETQSKLLRQAINYGFDRKKMMIYLRNGVGIPANGGFIPKGLPGYNATTGFNYKPEKAKQLVEQYKNETGKQKPEITITTIGNYLSFCEYIQRELQKTGLIVNIDVIPAATLKDAKANNKLDLFRASWVADYPDGENYLSLFYSKNFSPNGPNYTHFQNPKFDSWYEQAFTETNPESREQLYSKMDSLVMQEAPIIPLFYDEVVRFTRKNVQHLGINPINLLELKQVKKLKENI